A DNA window from Solanum lycopersicum chromosome 3, SLM_r2.1 contains the following coding sequences:
- the LOC101257929 gene encoding dormancy-associated protein 1 isoform X2: MVLDGWDDVMAGPRPTNSRFLKGLSVNTSGGEGGEGASKSYQRSLSMPGSGSSLSSPRTPGSPGTPNTYSPTAARKDNVWRSVFNPGSNSATKRIGAEVFDKPSHPNAPTVYDWLYSGDTRSKHQ, encoded by the exons ATGGTTCTAGATGGTTGGGATGATGTTATGGCTGGACCCCGTCCTACTAATAGTAGATTTCTAAAGGGCCTATCTGTCAACACTTCTG GTGgagaaggaggagaaggagCAAGTAAAAGTTACCAAAGGTCTTTATCTATGCCGGGCTCCGGCTCAAGTTTATCGAGCCCAAGGACACCGGGAAGCCCGGGGACCCCAAACACTTACTCGCCAACGGCGGCGCGTAAAGATAATGTGTGGAGGAGCGTGTTCAATCCGGGGAGCAACAGTGCAACCAAGAGAATTGGTGCTGAAGTCTTTGACAAACCTTCTCACCCTAATGCACCCACCGTTTATGATTG GCTCTACAGTGGGGATACCCGATCCAAGCATCAGTGA
- the LOC101257929 gene encoding dormancy-associated protein 1 isoform X1, which produces MVLIEKLWDDVMAGPKPDKGLGKLRKSITLIQNHGGEGGEGASKSYQRSLSMPGSGSSLSSPRTPGSPGTPNTYSPTAARKDNVWRSVFNPGSNSATKRIGAEVFDKPSHPNAPTVYDWLYSGDTRSKHQ; this is translated from the exons atggtgttAATTGAAAAGCTTTGGGATGATGTTATGGCTGGACCTAAACCTGATAAAGGACTTGGCAAACTTAGAAAGTCCATTACTCTAATCCAAAATCATG GTGgagaaggaggagaaggagCAAGTAAAAGTTACCAAAGGTCTTTATCTATGCCGGGCTCCGGCTCAAGTTTATCGAGCCCAAGGACACCGGGAAGCCCGGGGACCCCAAACACTTACTCGCCAACGGCGGCGCGTAAAGATAATGTGTGGAGGAGCGTGTTCAATCCGGGGAGCAACAGTGCAACCAAGAGAATTGGTGCTGAAGTCTTTGACAAACCTTCTCACCCTAATGCACCCACCGTTTATGATTG GCTCTACAGTGGGGATACCCGATCCAAGCATCAGTGA